One Citrobacter amalonaticus genomic window carries:
- a CDS encoding flavin reductase family protein — translation MSRFRPVELRHASRLLNHGPTVLITSRDEISNRRNIMAAAWSMPVEFEPPRLAIVVDKTAWSRELIERSGLFGIVIPGVAATNWTYAVGSVSGRDEDKFNCYGIPVVKGPVLGLPVVEEKCLAWMECRLLPATAAQEKYDTLFGEVVSAAADERVFVEGRWQFDDDKLNTLHHLGAGTFVTSGKRVTAG, via the coding sequence ATGAGTCGATTCCGTCCTGTCGAATTACGCCACGCCAGCCGTCTGCTCAATCATGGCCCCACGGTACTGATCACCAGTCGCGATGAGATCAGCAACCGACGCAATATCATGGCCGCCGCGTGGTCTATGCCCGTCGAGTTTGAACCGCCGCGTCTGGCGATCGTGGTCGATAAAACGGCCTGGTCGCGCGAGTTAATTGAGCGCAGCGGCCTGTTCGGTATTGTCATTCCCGGCGTCGCCGCTACCAACTGGACTTACGCCGTTGGCAGCGTTTCCGGGCGCGATGAAGACAAATTCAACTGTTACGGCATCCCGGTGGTGAAAGGTCCGGTGCTGGGGTTGCCGGTCGTTGAGGAAAAATGTCTGGCCTGGATGGAGTGTCGCCTCCTCCCCGCCACCGCCGCGCAGGAAAAATACGACACCTTATTCGGTGAAGTGGTTTCTGCCGCTGCCGATGAGCGGGTGTTTGTCGAAGGCCGTTGGCAGTTCGATGACGACAAACTCAACACCCTGCATCATCTTGGCGCCGGTACATTTGTCACCAGCGGCAAACGCGTGACGGCGGGCTAA
- a CDS encoding DeoR/GlpR family DNA-binding transcription regulator, whose product MLTDQRKKMILELLAAEGQVLSKALSNRFSVSEDTIRRDLRELAAEGFLQRVHGGALPSSGATAPFLERKSLKTDAKKRVAQKGATLISPGQVVIIDGGTTTTELIACLPDDLNITVVTHSPGIALGLVNHPLIEIILIGGRVYKHSIVTVGAATIEGMRNIQADLFFMGVTGIHPEAGLTTGDYEEACIKRAFSGRAAETIVLASPEKISTASPFAIGDVSLINTVVVEENTDESWIRAMNAKGITVVTA is encoded by the coding sequence ATGCTTACCGATCAGCGTAAAAAAATGATCCTTGAACTGCTGGCCGCCGAAGGTCAGGTGTTGTCGAAAGCGCTCAGCAACCGGTTTTCGGTTTCAGAGGACACTATCCGCCGCGATTTGCGCGAGCTTGCCGCAGAAGGATTTCTGCAGCGCGTACACGGCGGGGCGCTGCCATCGTCTGGTGCGACAGCGCCATTTCTTGAACGAAAATCATTGAAAACCGACGCCAAAAAGCGCGTGGCGCAAAAAGGGGCCACGTTGATTTCCCCCGGTCAGGTAGTGATCATTGACGGCGGCACGACCACGACTGAGCTGATTGCGTGTCTGCCGGATGATTTAAACATTACCGTCGTCACCCACAGTCCGGGCATCGCATTAGGGTTGGTCAATCATCCGCTTATCGAGATCATTCTTATCGGTGGGCGCGTGTATAAACACTCCATTGTCACGGTGGGTGCGGCGACGATTGAGGGAATGCGCAACATTCAGGCCGATCTCTTTTTCATGGGCGTGACGGGCATTCACCCGGAAGCGGGGTTAACCACGGGAGATTACGAAGAAGCGTGCATCAAACGTGCATTTTCCGGCAGAGCCGCGGAAACGATTGTCCTGGCCTCGCCGGAGAAAATCAGCACCGCGTCTCCCTTTGCCATTGGCGACGTGTCGCTGATTAATACGGTCGTCGTGGAAGAGAACACCGACGAGAGCTGGATACGCGCCATGAACGCGAAGGGGATCACCGTGGTGACGGCGTAG
- a CDS encoding alkyl/aryl-sulfatase, whose amino-acid sequence MQLNTIARGLLLAGLLTSFSLPLIAAEAPKDATAATQQANNALYNQLPFSDNTDFTDAHKGFIAPIPQEVIKGEQGNVIWNPQQYAFIKEGDKSPDSVNPSLWRQAQLINISGLFEVTEGVYQIRNLDLSNMTIIEGKEGITVVDPLVSAETAKVGMDLYFKNRGKKPVVAVIYTHSHVDHYGGVRGVVDEADVKAGKVKIYAPAGFMEEAVSENIMAGNVMSRRASYMYGNLLKPDVKGQVGAGLGTTTSAGTVTLIAPTNYITKTGQKEVIDGLTYDFLMAPGSEAPSEMLWYIEEKKIIETAEDVTHTLHNTYSLRGAKIRQPLPWSKYINEALNLWGDKAEIILAQHHWPTWGNDNVVKLLKSQRDLYRYINDQTLRMANQGLTRDEIAANFTLPPSLANTWANRGYYGSVSHDVKATYVLYLGWFDGNPATLDELPPEDGAKKFVEYMGGADAILQKAKQDYDQGNYRWVAQVVSKVVFADPNNQAARNLEADALEQLGYQAESGPWRNFYLTGAQELRNGVVKGPTPNTASPDTVRAMTPEMFFDYLAVHINGQKAADAKMVLNFDFGDDGGKYKIELENGVLNHTANVEDANADATIGLSRDALNRIVLKEETLKEATDKGDVKITGNAEKLNELLGYMDKFEFWFNIVTP is encoded by the coding sequence ATGCAACTCAATACCATCGCCAGGGGTCTACTCCTTGCCGGGCTGTTAACGTCTTTTTCTCTTCCGCTTATTGCGGCTGAAGCGCCTAAAGATGCCACTGCCGCCACTCAACAGGCGAACAATGCGCTTTATAATCAGCTGCCCTTTTCCGATAACACCGATTTTACCGATGCCCATAAAGGCTTTATTGCCCCCATTCCCCAGGAAGTGATTAAGGGCGAGCAAGGCAATGTTATCTGGAATCCTCAGCAATATGCATTCATTAAAGAAGGCGATAAATCTCCCGACTCAGTAAACCCCAGCCTCTGGCGTCAGGCGCAGTTGATTAATATTAGCGGCCTGTTTGAGGTGACGGAGGGGGTTTATCAGATCCGTAATCTTGACCTGTCGAATATGACGATTATCGAAGGTAAAGAAGGCATTACCGTTGTCGATCCGCTGGTTTCGGCAGAAACGGCGAAAGTGGGCATGGATTTGTACTTCAAGAACCGGGGTAAAAAACCGGTTGTGGCGGTGATTTACACCCACAGCCATGTGGATCACTACGGCGGCGTTCGCGGCGTGGTCGATGAAGCCGATGTGAAAGCGGGCAAGGTGAAAATCTACGCCCCTGCCGGATTCATGGAGGAAGCGGTATCAGAAAATATCATGGCCGGGAACGTGATGAGTCGCCGTGCCAGCTATATGTACGGCAACCTGCTGAAACCGGATGTTAAAGGCCAGGTCGGCGCAGGTCTGGGAACCACCACCTCCGCCGGTACGGTGACGCTGATCGCGCCGACCAATTATATTACCAAAACCGGGCAGAAAGAGGTCATTGACGGACTGACCTATGATTTCCTGATGGCGCCGGGTTCTGAAGCCCCATCCGAAATGCTGTGGTATATCGAAGAGAAGAAAATTATCGAAACCGCAGAAGATGTCACCCACACCCTGCACAACACCTATTCGCTGCGCGGCGCTAAAATTCGCCAGCCGCTGCCATGGTCCAAATACATTAATGAAGCGCTTAACCTGTGGGGCGATAAGGCCGAAATTATCCTCGCACAGCACCACTGGCCGACCTGGGGCAATGACAATGTGGTCAAATTGCTGAAAAGCCAGCGCGATTTATATCGCTATATCAACGATCAGACGCTGCGAATGGCCAACCAGGGCTTAACCCGTGATGAAATCGCCGCAAACTTTACCCTGCCGCCCTCGCTGGCCAATACCTGGGCTAACCGCGGTTACTATGGTTCGGTCAGCCATGATGTGAAGGCAACCTATGTGCTGTATCTCGGCTGGTTTGACGGCAACCCGGCTACGCTGGACGAACTGCCGCCGGAAGACGGCGCGAAGAAATTTGTGGAGTACATGGGCGGCGCCGATGCCATTCTGCAAAAAGCGAAGCAGGACTACGATCAGGGCAATTATCGTTGGGTTGCGCAAGTGGTCAGCAAGGTTGTGTTCGCCGATCCGAATAATCAGGCAGCGAGAAATCTGGAAGCGGACGCGCTGGAACAACTGGGATACCAGGCTGAATCCGGCCCGTGGCGTAACTTCTACCTGACCGGCGCGCAGGAACTGCGTAACGGCGTCGTGAAGGGGCCAACGCCAAATACCGCCAGCCCGGATACCGTACGCGCGATGACGCCTGAGATGTTCTTTGACTACCTCGCCGTCCATATTAACGGCCAAAAAGCAGCAGATGCGAAAATGGTCCTTAACTTCGATTTCGGTGACGACGGCGGTAAGTACAAAATCGAGCTGGAAAACGGCGTACTGAACCATACCGCGAACGTAGAAGACGCCAACGCCGATGCCACGATCGGCCTGTCGCGCGATGCGCTAAACCGGATTGTGTTGAAAGAAGAAACGCTGAAAGAAGCCACAGATAAAGGCGACGTAAAAATCACCGGCA
- a CDS encoding DUF4406 domain-containing protein produces MTAQLILIAGPYRSGTDGKQALIDANLQRLEAAALAVYQRGHIPLIGEWLALPLAKAAGSTSLDDEISEAMLYPVAHRLIARCDAVYRIAGASKGADMDIEVARQHGLTLYTSVEDIPQN; encoded by the coding sequence ATGACAGCACAACTGATTTTAATCGCCGGCCCTTATCGCAGCGGCACAGATGGAAAACAGGCTCTGATCGACGCCAACCTTCAGCGTCTGGAAGCGGCAGCGCTGGCCGTATACCAGCGCGGGCATATTCCGCTGATTGGCGAATGGCTCGCGTTGCCGCTGGCTAAGGCGGCAGGTTCCACGTCGTTAGATGATGAGATTAGCGAAGCCATGCTCTACCCGGTTGCCCACCGACTCATCGCTCGCTGTGACGCGGTTTACCGAATTGCGGGAGCGTCTAAGGGCGCCGATATGGATATCGAGGTCGCTCGTCAACATGGCCTGACGCTCTATACTTCTGTCGAGGACATCCCGCAGAACTGA